The Stomoxys calcitrans chromosome 3, idStoCalc2.1, whole genome shotgun sequence genome includes a region encoding these proteins:
- the LOC106084086 gene encoding beta-1,4-mannosyl-glycoprotein 4-beta-N-acetylglucosaminyltransferase: MHLRFSNTQYQNGCDTDGQQSSKDTMQLIKQPLTIVAVGGLQQQQTFTSKRIKRLFLWSILLIQFGFILCFWLLQLGLSDSLKESTGRAAAKHLEPSRINFIKSPESKKDVGEKTNGETVGKTQDSRNFQWPSRDLKFQQDFELQQIAYNLTDAEKVMFGEPSTWCFKEGTTKETRPQRDDDPGIWPDVCDCLPDWHGQDCGQPEIIWRALMTAKMPFKLQNPAQDESHRLVYMIEGPFFSMDLMELQIQAVMTVVDYFIIYYKRNPVNMKELKILKYRLRQNLPNHNYMIYHCKLVALTNCSSAEVYRLFRQHQLPSNAIKPTDLFIYSDDKTILGHRALNFLKYYSFNMPLIEFRAKFIVYGFYWQHPDLTKLQGSISSFQLIDNSNSDPSQLRRNHASNNAASRQTLVMGDLNHFGGWFCKYCQQPDEIINELQLLQSSLSNTNATTTKSIHQNAIAFPTDKKHSLHIDVNYIQQLISTGVYLNDGKTKLLKVRRFTDKYFAPVYASQQSWKYGHLLLYRSILSSCLH, encoded by the exons ATGCATCTTCGTTTCAGTAACACTCAATATCAGAATGGGTGTGATACAGATGGACAGCAATCATCCAAAGATACAATGCAATTAATCAAGCAGCCTCTGACCATTGTCGCGGTGGGAGGTCTACAGCAGCAACAGACATTTACCTCGAAAAGGATAAAACGGTTATTTCTGTGGTCCATACTGCTTATACAGTTCggatttattttgtgtttttggctaCTGCAGTTAGGTTTGAGTGACAGTCTTAAAGAAAGTACAGGACGAGCGGCTGCAAAACACTTAGAACCTAGTCGTATTAATTTTATCAAGTCTCCAGAGTCCAAAAAAGATGTTGGAGAAAAAACCAATGGTGAGACAGTTGGAAAAACACAGGAcagtcgaaattttcaatggcctTCGAgggatttaaaatttcaacaagatTTCGAGCTGCAACAGATAGCGTACAATCTTACCGACGCCGAAAAAGTCATGTTCGGCGAGCCATCTACTTGGTGTTTCAAGGAAGGTACTACCAAAGAAACAAGGCCGCAACGAGACGACGATCCTGGCATTTGGCCAGATGTTTGTGATTGTCTGCCCGATTGGCACGGGCAGGATTGTGGCCAACCAGAAATAATTTGGCGAGCTTTGATGACTGCCAAAATGCCTTTTAAATTACAAAATCCCGCACAAGACGAATCCCACCGTTTGGTCTACATGATTGAAGGCCCATTTTTTAGTATGGACCTGATGGAATTGCAGATACAAGCCGTCATGACGGTTGTGGACTATTTTATAATTTACTACAAACGTAATCCTGTAAATATGAAGGAGCTGAAAATTCTGAAGTATAGACTGAGACAAAACTTACCCAATCACAATTATATGATATACCATTGCAAGTTAGTGGCGCTCACAAATTGTTCCTCGGCCGAAGTGTATCGTTTATTTCGCCAACACCAACTTCCAAGCAATGCCATAAAGCCCACCGACCTATTCATTTACAGCGATGATAAAACCATACTGGGCCACAGGGCTTTGAATTTCTTAAAATACTACAGTTTCAATATGCCATTGATTGAATTTCGTGCGAAATTTATAGTCTACGGTTTTTACTGGCAACATCCAGATCTTACCAAGTTGCAAGGATCGATAAGCTCCTTTCAGCTCATCGATAACTCCAACTCAGATCCCTCACAATTGCGGCGCAATCATGCGTCCAATAACGCAGCATCTCGACAAACTCTGGTGATGGGTGATCTCAATCATTTCGGTGGTTGGTTTTGTAAATACTGCCAGCAGCCGGATGAAATTATCAATGAATTGCAATTGCTGCAAAGTTCGCTGTCTAATACCAACGCGACAACAACCAAGTCAATTCACCAAAATGCCATAGCATTTCCGACTGATAAGAAACATTCATTGCACATTGATGTCAACTACATACAGCAGCTGATATCAACGGGAGTCTACTTGAACGATGGTAAAACGAAGTTACTCAAAGTTCGCCGTTTTACGGATAAATACTTTGCACCAGTCTATGCCTCACAACAAAGTTGGAAATATGGTCActtattg CTCTACCGTTCCATTCTCTCTTCATGTCTTCATTGA